The Bdellovibrio bacteriovorus DNA segment TCGAGACATGACACTGGAAGAGCTTTGTTCAAAACCAGTGCTTACAAATTTTGAAGATTTTGTTCGTAAAACTTTTGAAGTTCTAAATTCTTCTGAGTCTTTTTATTCAGACCAAGGAGAAGTGACTTTAGAGGGCCTGGTCGAGCGTGAATTCCGACTGATTTATGAAATGCTCAAAGAGTGGGCTATTTCTACGAATGGTGAAGCCTTTAAAAAATCTCGCACTTCCTTGTTATCAAAAATTTGGAGTGGTGACCCTGATGCCGATCCTTATTTGGCCAAAGGCACCTTCCATTTGCCGTCTGCGAAAAAAGATGTGCCCCATTTGCACGAGACGCTAGAAACTTTCCAGGCTTTGATTCCTTTTGGATTTCAGATTTACTTCAACGGGCAACCTTTACAAGAGTTGCAGGAGGATGAATTTAAAGTCGACTTCATTCTTCAATCGGATGATGAAAAGCGCGACATCAATTGGTTTGAACTGAATCCGAAGTTCTTCTTGCGCGGTGAAGAGATCGATCCCATGAATATGCGCAACTTCGGCAGCGGCGGCGTGATTGAGTATCAGGGAAAATTGTTCCTGGTACCTCGAAAGCAGATGCCATCTTTGCGTCGATTGGAAAACTTCTGGTTGAAGCTGCAAAAAGGCAAAAAGGATTCGGCGAAGAAAAGCATCGGCGATAAGGTGTATCAACTGCCAAGACATCAAGTCCTTGAGCTATTGGCTTTGCGGGCTTCTGGTGTGGGTATTCGTGGTGATGAAGAATGGAAAAAACTTTGCCTATTCTATGACAGCCTCGGACAAGAGAACCGTGAAATTCACATTCCAAAAACTATTAAAGCGCATCTTAAGCCTTATCAATTAAAGGGCGTGCAGTGGCTGCAAGATCTTTATCGTCTGCGCCTGGGCGCTTTGCTGGCCGATGACATGGGTCTTGGAAAAACGTTGCAAACTTTGACCTTCCTTGAAGATTTGCGCACCAAAGAAGACTTGGGACAGGTTTTAATCGTGGTGCCTTCATCTTTGATCTTTAACTGGCAAAGCGAAGTGGAAAAGTTTGCTCCGGAATTGCCTTTCCGTGTTTTCACTTCTAAAGATCGAAACAACATCGGTAAAAAGCTAGAACTGAAAGAAGACGTCGTCGTTATTACGACCTATGGTCTTTTAATGGAAAACGAAGACTTCTTAAGTCAGTATCAATGGAAAGTTTTGATTTTTGATGAAGCTCAGAATTTAAAAAATATCACGACCAAACGTACAAGCTCTGCCAGAGCCCTTAATGCGAGATTTAAAATCTGTCTGACGGGAACGCCGATGGAAAACCACTACGGCGAATTCTATTCTTTGGTGGATTTGTTGGTGCCAGGCAGTTTAGGTCGCCTTGAAGACTTCCGTCGTCAATTCGTCAATACGGAAATGGTGACTCGAGAAGAAATTGAAGATCTCAAATTAAAAATGAAGCCTTTGCTTTTGCGCCGGACGAAAAAAGAAATTTTAGATCAGCTTCCGGAAAAACAAGAAACGAAGGTGAGTATCGCCTTTGAAGACAGACAGCGCGAAATTTATAGAGATATCGCTTTATCATACAATCAGCGGGTTCAAGAAAGCTTATTGACTCAAGCCGAAGCCAGCGTGCAACTGCAAATGTTGACGGCACTTTTGCGTTTAAGACAAGCTTGTTCGGATCCCGCGGCTCTTCCAAATGTCAGATACGATCGTGTGCCACCGAAATTGGAAGCCCTTCAAGATTCTTTGCAAGAAGTTGTCGAATCCGGTGAAAGTGCTTTGGTGTTCACGCAGTTTATTCAAACTTTGGAACACACTGTGGAGTTGCTCAAGAAATCCAATATTCCGGTTTTTGCATTACATGGTGGAGTGCCGACAAAACAAAGACAAAAAATTTTAGCGGATTTCAACGCCACTAAAGGTGGTGCCGTCTTAGTTATGACCTTAAAAACGGGTGGGGTGGGCCTCAATCTGACGAAGGCCAGCTATGTCTTTCACTTAGAGCCTTGGTGGAATCCGTCTGTGGAAAACCAAGCCACAGACCGCGCGCATCGTTTAGGTCAAAATAAAGCGGTGCAAGTCTTCCGTTACATCATGCACGAGTCTTTGGAAGAAAAAATTGAACTTCTCAAAGGCCGTAAAGACAAAAAGTTTCAGTCCTTGTTCTCAGCGGCGGAAACTGCTGGAGAATTAGGCCCAGGATCAGGTGCTTTAAGCAAAGAAGACTTCGATATTCTTCTGGGTTTAAAGTAGCGGTATTTTTTATTTGACTAAAGAACCTGTTCTGCGCGAAGTTGCCAGGCAACTAGGGGTGCTAGCGACCATGGGGGTTGCTGGCTGAGAATGACCCTTTGAACCTGATAGAGATAATGCTCGCGCAGGGAAGGTTATGAATAAGATATCGATGCTGGCGTTCGCCGGTTTTTTGACGCTCTTTTTTTCCACAAACTCATTTGCTAATGAAACGACGACGACCACTCTGTCAGAGTCGACTCTTTCTTCCGTTATGATTTCAGACAGTCAAGTGGCGGATTCAGAAGTCAGTGGTTTCTTTGACGTATCGGTCAAAGAACTGCCAGCCTCGCTGCATATTCTATCTGCCAAGAAATTAGAAGAAAACAATGTGCAAAGGCTTTCAGAGATCACCACTTTAGATGCCTCGGCGTCTGATTCCTACAATGCCGCTGGGTACTGGGACGCGCTTTCCATCCGCGGCTTTACTTTGGATAATCGCACGAGCTATTTACGCGAAAATCTTCCCATCAACGCAGAGACTTTTATCGCTCTAGAGAATAAAGAACAAATCGATATCTTAAAGGGCTTAAGTGGGGCTCAAGTCGGAGTGTCAAGTCCGGGTGGTGTAGTGAACTACAAGGTGAAAAGACCCACCATCAAAGATTTGCGTGCAGTGAAGATGCAAGTCGGCGAGCAGGGAAGTTTTTTAACGGCGGCTGACGTTGGCGGAAGATTTTCTTCGGCCCCTCAGTTTGGTTACCGAGTGAACCTGGCTCAAGAAAATCTGGCGCCGGAATTAGAAAATGCAAAAGGCAGCCGTTCTTTGGTTTCTTTTTCGGGTGATTGGAACTTGTCTTCGGCAAGCCTTTTACAGACGGAAGTGGAGTGGTCTCGCCGTTCCCAACCCAGTCAGGCGGGTTTTAGTCTTTTAGGAAATAGACTTCCGGATCCGGTGAATCCACGACTGAATTTGAACAATCAAGAATGGACTCAACCCGTGGTCTTTGAAGGAGTTGCCGGAAGCGTCGGATTAAAGCACAGTTTCAGCTCTTCTTGGAATCTTCAAGCAGTTGCCGGTTTCCAGAATCTTGTCACGGATGATCGCTTGGCTTATCCGTACGGGTGTTCAGCCGAAAATAACTACGATCGCTATTGCTCTGATGGAACTTACGATCTTTATGATTTTCGCAGTGATGACGAAAAGCGTGCGACTTATTCTGGAAAAGTGTCTTTCGATGGAGTGCTGCAAACGGCTGCGCTCACTCACAAGGTCAGTGTGGGAGTCATGACCGCAAATCAACAAACCCGCGTGCAAAAACAAGCTTACAACTATGTGGGTGTGGGAAATGTCGAAGGCACGGCTCAGCTTCCTCAAGACCCTGCACTGACAGATGAAGGAACGAATCGCGATTCGACAACAACAGATGTTTTTATTTTTGATAATCTTAAATACGAAAATTGGAATCTATGGTTGGGCTTACGCCACAGCATGATTAATCGCGAAAGCATCCGCACGGATGGCAGCCGGGCGGTGTCGCACGATCAGGCCTTCACTTTACCTTGGTTTGCGCTCTCGTATGATTTTGAAAAACTCATAGCTTATGCCAGCGTCGCTCAAGGTGTGGAATCTTTCGTGACCCCGAACAAAGTGGACTACACGCGTGCTGGCGAGTATGTTCCCGATGTGATCAGTCATCAATATGAAGTGGGCCTTCATGGAAACGAAGAAAACACCTGGTTTGTTACGGTCTTTCACATTGACCGACCTTTGATTCTGGATCAAAAGCCCTTATACCAAGTCGATGGAACGGCTGAACATCAAGGGCTTGAGTTGGGTGGTGAATACCGCCTTTCCAAATGGCTTCTTGAGGGAAGCGCCATGGTTCTTAAAGCCCGTCGTAAAGATGCAAGTGTGGCAGAGAATCTTAATGATAAAAATCCGATCAATGTTCCTAGTCACACGTTGCGTGCGCAAGCGTCGTACCTAGTTTCCGACATCAAGGGTCTGACACTTAACACGCGCTTAGTGCAAGAAGGTTCCCGCGCTGTGACCGCCGACAATACTGTGACGTTACCGACGTGGACTCGCTGGGATGTGGGCGCCTCTTACAACACGGCTATCGCGGATGTGAAAACTCAGTGGCGCGTTTCCGTGGATAATGTCCTGGATACACGCTACTGGAAAGAATCACCTGAACAGTACGGGCACTTGTATCTATATCCAGGGCAGGCAAGAACTTTTTGGTTAAGTCTGCAAGCCGCACTTTAACATATCGCTCTTTTTTCAGCGCAGCCTTATAATCAATGACATGAAAATCTTCACTGTAGGTTATGAAGGCTGCGATATTGATGAGTTCACAGAGGGGCTCAAGGAAAAAGGTGTCACCCACGTCGTGGATGTACGAAAAAATCCATTAAGTCGTAAGCGTGGTTTTTCGAAGAAAAAGCTAGCAGAAGAACTTGCGAAAAAAGACATTGCCTACACACATATGCCCGGCCTCGGTGTGCCAACGCTGTGGCGTAAGCAAGCAAAGACCCATTTAATCACGAGGGAAAAAATGTTTCGTGATTACGTAAAAAAGGTCTTACCGAAGCAGCAAGAAGAAATTCTGCAGCTTTTAAAGCTGGGAAAGAAGAAAGGTCTGACACTTTTATGCTATGAAGCCGACGCTTCAGACTGTCATCGGCGTTATGTGGCGGAAGAAATGGATCGCCATCAAAAAGGCAAACTCAAGATCGAAAACTTAGTACTTAAAGATCAAGAGGGAATCTTTCTTTTCAATATCGGGAAGAGGGGCCGAGCCTCTTCCGCCTAGTCATCCAAATAGGATTTCAGTTCTTTGAGGTGATAGTTCCATCCCACTTTGAAATCTTTCATCGTCGAAGACCTTAAAGCTTCAGGAAGGGTGTCCCAGCCTTCGTGTTTCACGGTCAGGGTGCGAACAGATCCCTTATCTTCGATAATAAAAGAACATTGTGTGTTGGCGTTCTTGGGCCAATTTTTTTCTTTCCACGTGAACGAGATCAGTTTTTCATTTTTAACGGCGGTGACTTTGCCGGAAGCCAATTGCTTTTCGCCTTCGTCATTTTCCCAAGGTTCTTTAAATGAGCCGCCGACTTTGGCTTGCAAGACCACGTCATCACTCCACCAGTTTTCTAATTCTGTGGAATCAGTAAGGGCTTTCCAAATCCAGGCAGCGGGAGCTTTTATGCTGACAGAAAGTTCAATGATGTCTTTCATGGTGAAACCTTTCGTTAGATACCAAACTTCTTACGCATTTTTTCGATGTCTTGCACGTGTCCACGAACTGTCAAAGTCAGACCGCGATTGTCGTAGTTTTCTGAAAGGACGCGCATCTTTGCGCGGATTTCTCCGATCGCACCTTGAACATCGTAGGGGATAAGAATCTCTTCATCGATCATCGCGGTTTCAAAATGCTTAATCAAACGAAGACGCAAATTGGCTACATCTTCTTTGTTGTGTGCGGATAAGAATATCGCATCGGGATATTCCTGCTGCAATTTTTCACGTTCTTCCGAAGACAAGCGGTCCACTTTATTTAGAACCAGGATGCTATCCAGGTCGCTCGCTCCCACTTCGTCTAAAACTGATTTCGTAACTTGCAATTGGGAGCGGAAAGTAGGATCCGAAGAATCCACAACATACAAAAGCAATGAAGCATTGGCTGCTTCATCCAATGTCGATTTAAAAGAGGCCACCAGGTCATGCGGAAGTTTTTTAATAAATCCGACAGTATCTGAAATCAAAATCTTGGGGCGAGATTCAGGATATAAAACACGCACCGTTGTATCTAAGGTCGCAAAAAGTTTATCGGCCACCAAGACTTCACTGCCAGTCAGGGCGCGCATCAAAGACGATTTACCGGCATTCGTATAGCCGACTAAAGCCACAGAGATTTCTTGATTACGACGCGAACGACGCGTGATGTGCTCTTGAGAGATCGCAGAAAGCTCTTGTTTCAACTCTTTGATGCGATCGCGGATTTTACGACGATCGAGCTCGATGCTAGTCTCACCAGCACCTTTACCGCCGATACCTCCGCCACCGCGGTCTTCTCCTCCCGCAGTTTCGCGCAAGCGAGGTGCTACATAAGTAAGTCTTGCGATCTCTACCTGAAGTCGCGCGGCCTTGGTGCGCGCATGGCGGCTGAAGATCTCAATGATGACACCTGTGCGGTCTAAGACCTGAGCTCCTGTGGCACTTTCCAGATTACGAAGTTGAGAAGGGGACAGGTCACAGTCAAAAATAACCACTTGGGCTTTTTCGCGAGGCACTTCCGATGCAGAATCCAGGGACAGATCTTCGCTTTCTTCAGGAACATCTTCAAAATCATCTTCGATCTCAAAGTCATCTTCCTCTTGATTTTTTTCAAAACGCAAAGCCGCCTTGTGTTTCTTTTTCACCACCATCGGACCGACAACGCCGGTCCCGCCCGTCCAAGAGGCTAATTCTTTCATTTTGCCGTCACCTAAGACGGTGGCGCTTTTGGTAGAGCTGCGTTTTTGTGAGGTTTGCCCCACAACTTGGTATCCCAAGGTGGTTACCAGGCGAGAAAGCTCTGCCAAAGAGCCTTGGGTCTCTTCATCGGAAACACGCGGAAGTTGCACACCCACGAGAACAGCTTTAAGAGGTTTTGAGTTATTAAGAATGTCCATGAGGCCACCGTGAAGAAAGGGATGAATTTACGGCATCATAGCAGAATTCCCATGGTTCCGAAATGGAATTTCGGTTATAGTCCGCCATAAATTAAAGGAACATAAGCTCGTGGTACAGATTGGTCATTTTAACAAACTCAAGGTCGTCAAACATGCGGATTTCGGTGTCTTTCTGGATGGCGGCGATGATGGAGAGATCCTGCTTCCCTTACGTTATATGCCGGATCAGTGTGAAGTTGGTGACGAGCTTGAAGTTTTTATTTGCTATGACTCTGAAGACCGCTTGATGGCTACGACCGAAGAGCCCTTTGCGCAAGTGGGAGAGTTTGCTCACCTTAAAGTCAAAGCCATCGAAAAAGTCGGTGCCTTCTTGGATTGGGGCTTAGCGAAGGACTTGTTTCTTCCTTACAGTGAACAATCCCGCGAACTGCGCGTAGGTCAGTATGTTGTGGTTCATATTTACTTGGATAAAACCGATCGTATTACGGCGAGCATGCGCTTAGATCGTTTCATTGATAAAGAGCCCGGCGATTACAAAGAAGGTGATGCTGTGAATCTTTTTATCGCGGCCAAAACTGATTTGGGATTCAAGGCCGTGATCAATGGCCGTCACTGGGGCATTCTTTACGAAAACGAAGTTTTCCAACCTCTGTATCATGGCGAAAAGTTAAAAGGGTATATCAAGAAAATCCGTCCCGACGGAAAAGTCGACCTCAGCTTACAACAAACAGGACATAAAGGTTCTGACGATATCGGTGAAAAAATCTTGGAGCTTTTAAATGAAAAACGCGGCTTTCTTCCTTTGACAGAGAAAACCGCCCCTGAAGAAATTTATAAGCTTTTTGGTGTTAGCAAAAAGAAATACAAAATGGCTTTAGGCGGCCTTTATAAAAAGCGCCTGATCACGATTGAAGACGATGGTATCAGGCTGGTGGAGGGCTGATACTGTCTTGCTCCTTCGGCTTGTCTTTATGACCGACGGGAGTCAGATCGTCGAAGGCCGGTCCTTCGATCACTTTACCGTGACAATCAAATCTTGAACCGTGGCAAGGGCAATCCCAGGATTTTTCTAAAGAGTTCCAGTGAACCACCCCCGCGAGGTGAGGACACACGGCAGACATAAACTCCAAGTGTCCCACTTCGTCTTTGTACACCGCCACTTTTTTAAGTCCTAAATTAACTACGGCGCCTTCGCCTTCCGGAATGTCATCCAACGACTTCACATGATCGGGGGTGACATACTCAGTGTATTGCGCGGCAACGTTCGCATTTTCAGAGATGAACTCTTTGGCCGCTTTGAGATTCACCCGGCTTGGATCATACAGCTCTTGCCAAGGGTTGGGACGATTCATAATTTGATCCCGAATCAATATTCCTCCGACCACACAATGGGTCATGCCATTTCCCGAGTCGCCGGTGATGATATAGACATTGTTCTTATCCATGGGGTTGTGCCCTAAGAATCCCATTCCATCGACGGGCTCCATCACTTGTCCCGACCAACGATAGCGCACGGACTCAATAGGGAAGCGTGTGCGTGCCCACTCTTCGAGGTTTTTCAAAGAATGTTCAGGGTAGGGGTTTTGTCCCGTCTTATGATCTTCACCGCCGACGATAATAAGATCGTGAGTGACTGAGTAAGGCGTCGTGCGAATGTAGTGGTACGGATCTCCGGTATCCCAACAAAGCACATGAGGGAAGCGCCCCTTGGCGATAAGACCAGCCACCACGTATGTGCGGTAAGGTGCTTGTTTTGTGTGAATCGCAAACAGGTCATTGATCGGTGAGTTCGTCGCCACCACAATGTTCTGCGCGCGCACGGTGTGCCCATCACGAGTTGTGACTGAAGCTTGTTCTCCACCCTGTACGTCCACGACGACGGTGTTGGTAAAAATCGCCTGACCTTTTTTTAAAATGGTATCAGCCAGTCCCCGTAAGAGTTTTAAAGGATGAAGCTGAATCTGTCTTGGAAAGCAAAGACAAGTCCCGCAATCAAATCCTAACGGAGGCTGTTGAACGAGCTTTACTATAAGACCGGCGCGGGTGGCCGCGCGAAATTCATCTTCTAGCGTAGTCAGATGATCGCCTTCGGCCAGGAACAGATATCCATCAAGATGTTGCATCTCGCATTCGATGCCTTCTTCTTTGATGATGCGTTCGATTTCATCTAAGGCAGCCTGATGGCTTTCAGCGGCGAAAGAAGCTTTCTCTTCACCGTGCAGTCTTTCAATTTCAAAGTACCGGTCATCAAGGGCGGTTGTAAAGTGAGCCGTGGTTCTGCCGGTCTGCCCACTTCCTAATTCGTGGGCCTCTAAAACGCAGACAGAGCGACCTTCTTTCATCAATAGATAGGCCGTGATCAATCCGCCCAGACCTCCGCCGACCACGCATGTGTCGACCATAAGGTCTTTGTCCAAAGCTTTGGTCGGTGGCATTTCCACCGAGTCCATCCAATAAGAGTGGGTTTCGTGTGTGTGATATGTGTTCATACGCCCATTTTATATCGCGGACATGTCGATGCCAGATGTATAGAAACAGTGTCTAGGGTGGCCGCATTCGTTTTTGAATCGCTTTCAGTTAAACTCTTTATATGACACGCAAAAATCTTTTTTACGCCATTATCGCTTTTGTCGTCGGAGTGTCCGTGTGGCTCTTCTATGTCAATCGTGAAATGCGTGAGACCCAAAGTCTGATCCTGCAACAGGCCGAGCGTCCGACACGCACTGTCGCTGCCGTGCCCGAAACAAACTTAGCCGTAGAACGCGCTCGTGTGCAATCCGAGATCACTGTGCTTCAGCAGCAAATCAGTGATGAAAGAACTAAACTTCAAAATCAGCAAAGGCTTTTAGAAGAAATTCGCGCCCGCACTCAAAATAGCATGCAGAATCAGAACCCCAATAATTCTTCCGCCATTCCACCGCAAGGATCCTATGGAACTCAATTGCGATCCACATCCAATCAGATTCAGGATTTTTTAGAGGATCTCCAAGGGTTTGATCGTATACAAGAAGACATCAACCAGCATGCTTCCGATTTGATGCGAGATCAGACCAGTCAGGCGCAGATGCTAAAAGAACAATTGGATCAGGATATTCGCAATATGGAAGCCGCTGTTCGTGAAACTCAGCAAGAATGGACCTTCTGGGTCTACAACGGGAACTACATCAACGAAAAAACCGCACGGCTTTCTGAACTTCAAACGCTTTTAGAAAC contains these protein-coding regions:
- a CDS encoding DEAD/DEAH box helicase, whose amino-acid sequence is MFLTPLTLLQISQLRDSGERVPFSEREAYVDGLGLLEDQGLEGYELLSKDEEPLQLLLFFHDAQLNKGVKVRIEEMNYQGALNFSCEFCAQHFPKHENCAHKWAAYVTLWQALTLNENKEENPVLLKLAQDLKSPLFLSQGKTAEARNAIPKDCQLDSLSLILEDHPLLKGSPLNSFLDKDFSKYRLQDINKEKELLSPMLWNMPEVFRKKLTAYSDFYLNEVNEQNRLAGMIRYNFSNGMQVSAKDILRHPLHRVVPRHLLPQKASQTSAFNQWPLTQQKEHLFVSQNLRELEEVVQQLLSTVATQLRQKKIDLYLQTKSTNMRALQIKDIEFDPSTELDWRCEFVERDYLECDFKLVSGTKKNFQFFETVALDPESGTLMVHPWLREWNQLEEVLYSVSQENVTWVHHPGEMPIVSVIGELEAKSVLKYLRSRQIPTKVTGTSVTLSPGQGLIALQLDDKGEFYVEHKARIKGQKDLSRKGFTPRTTLYLQAMSEGLAFLLNADAKDVATRSRLKRDWDLKLLRHLGIIQYLVFEILNHHFDGGTLSDGRKVTKEELFMALHEKVQTLLVSGSGLVLARDMTLEELCSKPVLTNFEDFVRKTFEVLNSSESFYSDQGEVTLEGLVEREFRLIYEMLKEWAISTNGEAFKKSRTSLLSKIWSGDPDADPYLAKGTFHLPSAKKDVPHLHETLETFQALIPFGFQIYFNGQPLQELQEDEFKVDFILQSDDEKRDINWFELNPKFFLRGEEIDPMNMRNFGSGGVIEYQGKLFLVPRKQMPSLRRLENFWLKLQKGKKDSAKKSIGDKVYQLPRHQVLELLALRASGVGIRGDEEWKKLCLFYDSLGQENREIHIPKTIKAHLKPYQLKGVQWLQDLYRLRLGALLADDMGLGKTLQTLTFLEDLRTKEDLGQVLIVVPSSLIFNWQSEVEKFAPELPFRVFTSKDRNNIGKKLELKEDVVVITTYGLLMENEDFLSQYQWKVLIFDEAQNLKNITTKRTSSARALNARFKICLTGTPMENHYGEFYSLVDLLVPGSLGRLEDFRRQFVNTEMVTREEIEDLKLKMKPLLLRRTKKEILDQLPEKQETKVSIAFEDRQREIYRDIALSYNQRVQESLLTQAEASVQLQMLTALLRLRQACSDPAALPNVRYDRVPPKLEALQDSLQEVVESGESALVFTQFIQTLEHTVELLKKSNIPVFALHGGVPTKQRQKILADFNATKGGAVLVMTLKTGGVGLNLTKASYVFHLEPWWNPSVENQATDRAHRLGQNKAVQVFRYIMHESLEEKIELLKGRKDKKFQSLFSAAETAGELGPGSGALSKEDFDILLGLK
- a CDS encoding TonB-dependent siderophore receptor — translated: MNKISMLAFAGFLTLFFSTNSFANETTTTTLSESTLSSVMISDSQVADSEVSGFFDVSVKELPASLHILSAKKLEENNVQRLSEITTLDASASDSYNAAGYWDALSIRGFTLDNRTSYLRENLPINAETFIALENKEQIDILKGLSGAQVGVSSPGGVVNYKVKRPTIKDLRAVKMQVGEQGSFLTAADVGGRFSSAPQFGYRVNLAQENLAPELENAKGSRSLVSFSGDWNLSSASLLQTEVEWSRRSQPSQAGFSLLGNRLPDPVNPRLNLNNQEWTQPVVFEGVAGSVGLKHSFSSSWNLQAVAGFQNLVTDDRLAYPYGCSAENNYDRYCSDGTYDLYDFRSDDEKRATYSGKVSFDGVLQTAALTHKVSVGVMTANQQTRVQKQAYNYVGVGNVEGTAQLPQDPALTDEGTNRDSTTTDVFIFDNLKYENWNLWLGLRHSMINRESIRTDGSRAVSHDQAFTLPWFALSYDFEKLIAYASVAQGVESFVTPNKVDYTRAGEYVPDVISHQYEVGLHGNEENTWFVTVFHIDRPLILDQKPLYQVDGTAEHQGLELGGEYRLSKWLLEGSAMVLKARRKDASVAENLNDKNPINVPSHTLRAQASYLVSDIKGLTLNTRLVQEGSRAVTADNTVTLPTWTRWDVGASYNTAIADVKTQWRVSVDNVLDTRYWKESPEQYGHLYLYPGQARTFWLSLQAAL
- a CDS encoding DUF488 domain-containing protein → MKIFTVGYEGCDIDEFTEGLKEKGVTHVVDVRKNPLSRKRGFSKKKLAEELAKKDIAYTHMPGLGVPTLWRKQAKTHLITREKMFRDYVKKVLPKQQEEILQLLKLGKKKGLTLLCYEADASDCHRRYVAEEMDRHQKGKLKIENLVLKDQEGIFLFNIGKRGRASSA
- a CDS encoding SRPBCC family protein, whose translation is MKDIIELSVSIKAPAAWIWKALTDSTELENWWSDDVVLQAKVGGSFKEPWENDEGEKQLASGKVTAVKNEKLISFTWKEKNWPKNANTQCSFIIEDKGSVRTLTVKHEGWDTLPEALRSSTMKDFKVGWNYHLKELKSYLDD
- the hflX gene encoding GTPase HflX, giving the protein MDILNNSKPLKAVLVGVQLPRVSDEETQGSLAELSRLVTTLGYQVVGQTSQKRSSTKSATVLGDGKMKELASWTGGTGVVGPMVVKKKHKAALRFEKNQEEDDFEIEDDFEDVPEESEDLSLDSASEVPREKAQVVIFDCDLSPSQLRNLESATGAQVLDRTGVIIEIFSRHARTKAARLQVEIARLTYVAPRLRETAGGEDRGGGGIGGKGAGETSIELDRRKIRDRIKELKQELSAISQEHITRRSRRNQEISVALVGYTNAGKSSLMRALTGSEVLVADKLFATLDTTVRVLYPESRPKILISDTVGFIKKLPHDLVASFKSTLDEAANASLLLYVVDSSDPTFRSQLQVTKSVLDEVGASDLDSILVLNKVDRLSSEEREKLQQEYPDAIFLSAHNKEDVANLRLRLIKHFETAMIDEEILIPYDVQGAIGEIRAKMRVLSENYDNRGLTLTVRGHVQDIEKMRKKFGI
- a CDS encoding CvfB family protein is translated as MVQIGHFNKLKVVKHADFGVFLDGGDDGEILLPLRYMPDQCEVGDELEVFICYDSEDRLMATTEEPFAQVGEFAHLKVKAIEKVGAFLDWGLAKDLFLPYSEQSRELRVGQYVVVHIYLDKTDRITASMRLDRFIDKEPGDYKEGDAVNLFIAAKTDLGFKAVINGRHWGILYENEVFQPLYHGEKLKGYIKKIRPDGKVDLSLQQTGHKGSDDIGEKILELLNEKRGFLPLTEKTAPEEIYKLFGVSKKKYKMALGGLYKKRLITIEDDGIRLVEG
- a CDS encoding FAD-dependent oxidoreductase, whose product is MNTYHTHETHSYWMDSVEMPPTKALDKDLMVDTCVVGGGLGGLITAYLLMKEGRSVCVLEAHELGSGQTGRTTAHFTTALDDRYFEIERLHGEEKASFAAESHQAALDEIERIIKEEGIECEMQHLDGYLFLAEGDHLTTLEDEFRAATRAGLIVKLVQQPPLGFDCGTCLCFPRQIQLHPLKLLRGLADTILKKGQAIFTNTVVVDVQGGEQASVTTRDGHTVRAQNIVVATNSPINDLFAIHTKQAPYRTYVVAGLIAKGRFPHVLCWDTGDPYHYIRTTPYSVTHDLIIVGGEDHKTGQNPYPEHSLKNLEEWARTRFPIESVRYRWSGQVMEPVDGMGFLGHNPMDKNNVYIITGDSGNGMTHCVVGGILIRDQIMNRPNPWQELYDPSRVNLKAAKEFISENANVAAQYTEYVTPDHVKSLDDIPEGEGAVVNLGLKKVAVYKDEVGHLEFMSAVCPHLAGVVHWNSLEKSWDCPCHGSRFDCHGKVIEGPAFDDLTPVGHKDKPKEQDSISPPPA